The proteins below are encoded in one region of Homo sapiens chromosome 2, GRCh38.p14 Primary Assembly:
- the ZFP36L2 gene encoding mRNA decay activator protein ZFP36L2, with the protein MSTTLLSAFYDVDFLCKTEKSLANLNLNNMLDKKAVGTPVAAAPSSGFAPGFLRRHSASNLHALAHPAPSPGSCSPKFPGAANGSSCGSAAAGGPTSYGTLKEPSGGGGTALLNKENKFRDRSFSENGDRSQHLLHLQQQQKGGGGSQINSTRYKTELCRPFEESGTCKYGEKCQFAHGFHELRSLTRHPKYKTELCRTFHTIGFCPYGPRCHFIHNADERRPAPSGGASGDLRAFGTRDALHLGFPREPRPKLHHSLSFSGFPSGHHQPPGGLESPLLLDSPTSRTPPPPSCSSASSCSSSASSCSSASAASTPSGAPTCCASAAAAAAAALLYGTGGAEDLLAPGAPCAACSSASCANNAFAFGPELSSLITPLAIQTHNFAAVAAAAYYRSQQQQQQQGLAPPAQPPAPPSATLPAGAAAPPSPPFSFQLPRRLSDSPVFDAPPSPPDSLSDRDSYLSGSLSSGSLSGSESPSLDPGRRLPIFSRLSISDD; encoded by the exons ATGTCGACCACACTTCTGTCCGCCTTCTACGATGTCGACTTCTTGTGCAAG ACAGAGAAATCCCTGGCCAACCTCAACCTGAACAACATGCTGGACAAGAAGGCGGTGGGGACGCCTGTGGCCGCCGCCCCCAGCTCGGGCTTCGCGCCGGGATTCCTCCGACGGCACTCGGCCAGCAACCTGCATGCACTCGCCCACCCCGCGCCCAGCCCCGGCAGCTGCTCGCCCAAGTTCCCGGGCGCCGCTAACGGCAGCAGCTGCGGCAGCGCGGCGGCCGGCGGTCCGACCTCCTACGGCACCCTTAAGGAGCCGTCGGGGGGCGGCGGCACAGCCCTGCTCAACAAGGAGAACAAATTCCGGGACCGCTCGTTTAGCGAGAACGGCGATCGCAGCCAGCACCTCCTGcacctgcagcagcagcagaaggggGGCGGCGGCTCCCAGATCAACTCCACGCGCTACAAGACCGAGCTGTGCCGGCCCTTCGAGGAGAGCGGCACGTGCAAGTACGGCGAAAAGTGCCAGTTCGCGCATGGCTTCCACGAGCTGCGCAGCCTGACTCGCCATCCGAAGTACAAGACCGAGCTGTGCCGCACCTTTCATACCATCGGCTTCTGCCCCTATGGGCCGCGCTGCCACTTCATCCACAACGCGGACGAGCGGCGGCCCGCGCCGTCGGGGGGCGCCTCCGGGGACCTGCGTGCCTTTGGCACGCGCGATGCGTTGCACCTGGGCTTCCCGCGGGAGCCGCGGCCCAAGTTGCACCACAGCCTCAGCTTCTCGGGCTTCCCGTCGGGCCACCATCAGCCCCCGGGCGGCCTCGAGTCGCCGCTGCTGCTCGACAGCCCCACGTCGCGCACGCCGCCGCCGCCCTCCTGCTCTTCGGCCTCGTCCTgctcctcctccgcctcctcctgTTCCTCGGCCTCCGCGGCCTCCACGCCCTCGGGCGCCCCGACATGCTGCGCCTCCGCGGCGGCCGCGGCTGCGGCCGCTCTGCTGTACGGCACCGGGGGCGCCGAGGACCTGCTGGCGCCGGGGGCCCCGTGCGCGGCCTGCTCGTCGGCCTCGTGCGCCAACAACGCCTTCGCCTTCGGTCCGGAGCTCAGCAGCCTCATCACGCCGCTCGCCATCCAGACCCACAACTTTGCCGCCGTGGCCGCCGCCGCCTACTACCGcagtcagcagcagcagcagcagcagggcctGGCGCCCCCCGCGCAGCCGCCGGCGCCGCCCAGCGCGACCCTCCCCGCCGGGGCCGCCGCACCTCCCTCGCCGCCCTTCAGCTTCCAGCTGCCGCGCCGCCTGTCCGACTCGCCCGTGTTCGACGCGCCCCCCAGCCCCCCGGACTCGCTGTCGGACCGCGACAGCTACCTAAGCGGCTCCCTGAGCTCCGGCAGCCTCAGCGGCTCTGAGTCTCCCAGCCTCGACCCTGGCCGCCGCCTGCCAATCTTCAGCCGCCTCTCCATCTCCGACGACTGA